One region of Eleutherodactylus coqui strain aEleCoq1 chromosome 5, aEleCoq1.hap1, whole genome shotgun sequence genomic DNA includes:
- the TM6SF2 gene encoding transmembrane 6 superfamily member 2, translating to MGLPEPSGPFFLSLTAVPISYMVNAMSAVSDPVVVAGIGVLVLLSLFVILFFFAQGNPPKDPLFYVFAIFSFTSVIDLIIWMEEDGYISGFMEFYMQEGEPYLRTAHGILICLWDGTVHYLLYLIMLGAIARGENYKTVGLFWLGSLLMSMLVFLPGNVVGKYGTEVRPAFILNVPYLLLPVWAGMRIFREKHAFTKIAAEKVTMAHSEGIFQRPLDIALILYLLGAITFTLFRGMLALDCPSDTCFTYIYQYEPYIRDPVAYPKVQMLVNLFYVLPFLCMSIYALLVPGCTWMLDWTVVFAGAMAQGQFAHIGSSVYHRTPYTYRVPQEAWWEFMILNVSYTLGMQLLAYRCVKNRAYFLKDTTQTVEEGKKQN from the exons cCCAGTTGTGGTCGCCGGCATCGGGGTATTGGTGCTGCTGTCTTTGtttgtcattttatttttctttgcacAAGGAAACCCACCCAAAGACCCCTTATTTTATG TTTTTGCTATCTTCTCCTTCACAAGTGTCATTGACTTAATCATATGGATGGAAGAAGACGGCTACATCAGCGGATTTATGGAGTTCTACATGCAAGAG gGGGAGCCATACCTCCGTACCGCACATGGAATACTCATTTGCCTGTGGGATGGGACTGTGCATTACTTGCTCTACTTGATTATGTTGGGAGCAATTGCTCGTGG GGAGAACTACAAGACAGTGGGCCTTTTCTGGTTGGGTTCACTTCTTATGAGCATGCTGGTATTTTTACCTGGGAATGTGGTTG GGAAATATGGGACAGAGGTTCGCCCTGCCTTCATCCTTAATGTCCCCTACCTGCTTCTTCCTGTCTGGGCAGGAATGAGGATATTCAGAGAAAAGCATGCCTTTACCAAAATAGCCGCTGAGAAG GTGACAATGGCGCACAGTGAAGGAATTTTTCAACGCCCTTTAGATATTGCACTGATTTTGTATCTGTTAGGAGCAATTACATTTACTCTTTTTAGGGGTATG CTGGCACTGGACTGCCCTTCTGACACCTGCTTCACCTACATCTACCAATATGAACCATACATAAGGGACCCTGTGGCTTATCCTAAAGTTCAG ATGTTGGTAAATCTGTTCTATGTGCTTCCATTTCTGTGCATGTCCATCTATGCTCTGCTGGTTCCTGGCTGTACGTGGATGTTGGACTGGACGGTTGTCTTTGCTGGTGCCATGGCACAG GGTCAGTTTGCTCACATAGGATCTTCAGTCTACCACAGAACACCATATACTTACCGTGTTCCTCAGGAAGCATGGTGGGAGTTCATGATACTGAATGTTTCGTACACCCTGGGAATGCAGCTACTGGCTTACCGATGTGTTAAAAACCGAGCCTACTTCCTTAAAGACACAACGCAAACTGTGGAGGAAGGCAAGAaacagaattaa